The Rhodospirillales bacterium sequence CCCGGGTCCGAGGACCAGGCGGCCGAAACCGCCCGCCGTCTCCGTCTCGGGTTCCCATTGCTCGCCGATCGCGAATTGCGCGCCGCGCGCCTTTTCGGCCTTGCCCATGACCTATTGCCCGATTTGGCCGAGGCGCTCGAACGGGCGGGCGTCGATCGTTCCTGCCTGGTCGGAGCCTGGGGAACAAAACTTCCCATCCCCGCGACGTACGTGATACGCCGCGACGGTGCCGTCGCCTGGGCCTTCGTCGATCCCGACTTTACCCGCCGGGCCGAACCCGAGTACGTGGCGGCGGCGGTCGAGCGATTGACTGCCGAGGACGTGTCGACGGTCAGCGTGGCCAGGTGAACGCCAATGCCTCGCGCACGAACGCGCCGACAGCGGGAGCGTGCGGCCGCCCGCGCACGGTGACGAGGTTGACCACGCGAACCACCTCCGGCTCGACCAACTGGCGCCCGATCACGCCGCTTCCGGCCACCGCGAATTCCGGGGTGATGCCGATGCCGAGTCCGGTCTTGACCATGGCGAGGATCCAATCGTCGCGCTCGCTGCGATACGGACGGCGGATCTTGACGCCGCTTTCGTCGATCA is a genomic window containing:
- a CDS encoding AhpC/TSA family protein; this translates as MMSLEAELAKIRTSIAQTAPGLWAENARQIGALIAANAASGALGVGEVAPEFSLPATTGQVVSSDVLLARGPAVVVFFRGGWCPFCVAAMVAFDRVRSRLEHLGAALVGIAPGSEDQAAETARRLRLGFPLLADRELRAARLFGLAHDLLPDLAEALERAGVDRSCLVGAWGTKLPIPATYVIRRDGAVAWAFVDPDFTRRAEPEYVAAAVERLTAEDVSTVSVAR